One segment of Neobacillus endophyticus DNA contains the following:
- a CDS encoding glutamate decarboxylase, with protein sequence MPHWHPRQAQIMQNMLPKEFSVNPLFSRNGEDFVPRFRMRDEGMLPETAYQIVHDEIALDGNARLNLATFVTTWMEPSAERLYADAFDKNMIDKDEYPQTAAIEERCVRILADLWHAPQPEHTIGVSTTGSSEACMLGGLALKRRWQNARKKQGKPYDKPNIVFSSAVQVVWEKFANYWDVEPRYVDISPERPFLDPEGVLAVVDENTIGVVPILGETYRGIYEPVKAIAKALDDLHARTGLDIPIHVDAASGGYIAPFLQPDLVWDFRLPRVKSINVSGHKYGLVYPGLGWVIWREAEDLPEDLIFRVSYLGGNMPTFALNFSRPGAQVLLQYYNYLRLGKEGYYEVQKACQEVAHFLSKEIQAMGAFELMTDGSDIPVFAWKMKEGHTSNWNLYDLSRQLRTFGWQVPAYPLPPKMEEITIMRVVVRNGFSMDLAHLFLMNLKQAVSFLDSLDGPMPHDTKCDNGFHH encoded by the coding sequence ATGCCGCATTGGCATCCGCGTCAAGCTCAAATTATGCAAAATATGCTGCCTAAAGAATTTTCTGTCAATCCTCTTTTCAGTAGGAATGGTGAGGATTTCGTACCACGGTTTCGGATGCGTGATGAAGGAATGTTACCTGAAACCGCGTATCAAATTGTGCACGATGAAATTGCTTTAGATGGGAATGCTCGACTCAATCTTGCCACATTTGTTACTACCTGGATGGAGCCCTCCGCAGAACGTTTATATGCAGATGCATTTGACAAGAACATGATTGACAAAGACGAGTACCCGCAGACAGCAGCAATCGAAGAGCGCTGTGTAAGAATATTAGCCGATCTCTGGCATGCGCCCCAACCAGAACATACGATTGGTGTTTCAACAACCGGATCCTCGGAGGCGTGTATGCTTGGTGGGCTTGCATTAAAGAGGCGCTGGCAAAATGCACGTAAAAAACAGGGAAAACCGTATGATAAACCCAATATCGTATTTAGTTCCGCTGTTCAGGTCGTTTGGGAAAAATTCGCTAACTATTGGGATGTAGAACCACGTTATGTTGACATTAGTCCGGAGCGTCCTTTTCTTGATCCTGAGGGCGTATTAGCTGTTGTAGATGAAAATACAATTGGTGTGGTGCCGATTCTTGGAGAGACCTATAGAGGTATTTATGAACCGGTGAAGGCCATTGCAAAAGCGTTGGACGACCTGCATGCCAGAACAGGGCTCGATATACCAATACATGTGGATGCTGCATCAGGAGGATATATTGCGCCGTTTCTACAACCAGATTTAGTTTGGGATTTTCGGCTGCCAAGGGTAAAGTCGATCAATGTCTCGGGGCATAAATATGGGTTGGTATATCCAGGACTTGGATGGGTGATTTGGCGTGAGGCAGAAGATCTCCCTGAAGACCTTATCTTTCGGGTGTCTTATTTGGGCGGGAATATGCCGACGTTCGCCTTGAATTTTTCAAGGCCCGGTGCACAAGTACTGCTGCAATATTATAACTATCTAAGATTAGGCAAGGAAGGGTATTATGAGGTACAAAAGGCCTGTCAAGAAGTGGCTCATTTCCTCAGTAAGGAGATTCAAGCTATGGGAGCGTTTGAACTAATGACAGATGGCTCAGATATTCCTGTATTTGCTTGGAAGATGAAAGAAGGACATACATCAAATTGGAATCTATATGACTTATCACGGCAATTGCGTACATTTGGCTGGCAAGTGCCGGCATACCCATTACCACCGAAAATGGAAGAAATAACAATTATGCGTGTGGTGGTTCGCAATGGTTTTTCTATGGATCTGGCTCACTTATTCTTAATGAACCTTAAACAGGCCGTTTCATTTCTAGATTCCTTGGATGGCCCAATGCCGCATGACACGAAGTGCGACAACGGCTTCCATCATTGA
- the xerS gene encoding tyrosine recombinase XerS, producing the protein MKNPNKQENFKKLQLLLNELPWYVEEYINHKLRKLSTASLFNYCHDYKIFFNWMISEQLCNGNMKDIPIERLEQMTVIEVENFLNYLHYQLENKELTVNRKLSALKSLFNYLQNKAETPDLKPYLNRNVMAKIEFNENKETMETRANKMEGKILLGDEYERFRLFIAHDFGEMNKENTKTYNFYQLNKERDTAIISLILGSGLRLSELVGLDLDDIDFSKYCARVIRKGNKEQFVFFSQTAMNDLQDYLAVRNTKYDVDKQNKALFISARIGPKGTTRRLTARAVEKLVEKYAAAFGKPSLSVHKLRHSFATRYHAEINDVPKLRRQLGHSSIQTTMIYTHIKNDDLKIAVDKMDMPKEQ; encoded by the coding sequence ATGAAAAATCCGAACAAGCAAGAAAATTTCAAAAAGCTACAGTTGCTTCTTAATGAGCTCCCTTGGTATGTTGAGGAATATATCAATCATAAATTAAGGAAGCTTTCGACTGCATCATTATTTAATTACTGTCATGATTATAAAATCTTTTTCAACTGGATGATCAGCGAACAATTATGTAACGGCAACATGAAAGACATTCCGATTGAGCGCCTTGAACAAATGACAGTAATCGAGGTTGAAAATTTCTTAAACTATTTGCATTATCAATTAGAAAATAAAGAATTGACCGTAAACCGTAAACTATCTGCCTTGAAATCACTTTTTAATTATCTGCAAAATAAAGCGGAAACTCCTGATTTAAAGCCATATTTGAATCGTAATGTTATGGCAAAAATTGAGTTCAATGAAAATAAAGAAACAATGGAAACACGGGCAAATAAAATGGAAGGCAAAATTTTGCTAGGTGATGAATATGAGCGGTTCCGCCTTTTTATTGCACATGATTTTGGTGAAATGAATAAAGAAAATACAAAAACTTATAACTTTTATCAATTAAATAAAGAACGTGATACTGCTATCATTTCGTTAATTCTTGGCTCTGGACTTCGTCTATCTGAACTTGTCGGGCTTGATTTGGATGATATTGATTTCAGCAAATATTGTGCAAGAGTCATTCGTAAAGGTAATAAAGAACAATTCGTTTTTTTCAGCCAAACGGCCATGAATGATCTACAGGACTATTTAGCTGTTAGAAACACAAAATACGACGTTGATAAGCAAAATAAAGCCTTATTTATATCAGCACGCATTGGCCCTAAAGGAACTACACGAAGACTAACTGCAAGAGCTGTTGAGAAATTAGTTGAAAAGTATGCAGCAGCATTCGGTAAACCATCATTAAGCGTACATAAATTAAGACATTCATTTGCTACCAGGTATCATGCTGAAATTAATGATGTGCCGAAATTAAGGCGTCAACTCGGTCATTCATCCATCCAAACAACGATGATTTATACTCATATTAAGAATGATGACTTAAAAATTGCTGTTGATAAAATGGATATGCCCAAAGAACAATGA
- a CDS encoding type II toxin-antitoxin system SpoIISA family toxin — protein MEENQQEHGKWYSMPGTKNILKILIPIILVIILLIVKMLWAHSILFFIQENKWFILILFSAVNLYISWAFKNFYTKHKQNLRKTWYFLFIVGMVLLLNQTGFDEKQWQRYTLLAGMFIFIDLALFLTPSIKKIGGAEMEQINEVESVNEEMKKVIIQTQNRSLQFTNILDMIRISSFETQEWHEIEVYRESLEDFLLSYGETCRHEITVFKKDNDHHFKQEVGTVLGVNLTEEQMNSINDNSVVHISKHTVLIPFLEKVYPVVISIESEKEHVLDIDVDHIINLSLIHSWLKKPQDEQANWLTL, from the coding sequence ATGGAAGAAAACCAACAGGAGCATGGAAAATGGTATTCGATGCCTGGAACAAAAAATATTTTAAAAATTTTAATCCCCATCATTCTTGTCATCATTTTGCTGATCGTTAAGATGCTGTGGGCTCATTCCATTCTCTTCTTTATTCAAGAAAACAAGTGGTTTATACTTATTTTATTTTCTGCCGTCAATCTTTACATAAGTTGGGCATTTAAAAACTTTTATACAAAACATAAACAAAATCTGCGAAAAACATGGTATTTCTTGTTTATTGTTGGGATGGTATTATTACTTAATCAAACAGGTTTTGATGAAAAACAGTGGCAGCGATACACCTTGTTAGCTGGGATGTTTATCTTTATTGATTTAGCTTTGTTCCTTACTCCATCTATTAAGAAAATCGGTGGAGCTGAAATGGAGCAGATCAATGAAGTGGAAAGCGTAAACGAAGAAATGAAGAAGGTAATTATTCAAACGCAGAATAGAAGTTTACAATTCACAAACATCCTTGATATGATACGGATTTCATCGTTTGAGACGCAAGAATGGCATGAAATAGAGGTATATCGGGAAAGTTTAGAGGATTTTTTACTCTCCTATGGAGAAACATGCAGACACGAGATTACCGTATTCAAGAAAGACAATGACCACCATTTTAAACAAGAAGTAGGTACGGTATTAGGTGTAAATCTTACGGAAGAACAAATGAATTCGATTAATGATAACTCAGTGGTCCATATTAGCAAACACACCGTTCTGATTCCCTTTCTTGAAAAAGTATATCCTGTCGTCATTTCGATCGAATCAGAAAAAGAACATGTGTTGGACATAGATGTAGATCATATCATTAATCTGTCTTTGATCCATAGTTGGTTGAAAAAACCGCAAGATGAACAAGCGAATTGGCTAACTTTGTAG
- a CDS encoding glucose-1-phosphate adenylyltransferase, whose translation MIKKQIIAMLLAGGRGTRLKELTQFIAKPAVPYGGKYRIIDFALSNCSHSRINTIGVLTQYQPHTLQNYIGDGKHWDLNRRNGGITILPPYQCEEGEKWYEGTAHAVYQNLRFIESHNPEYVLVISGDHIYKMDYSKMLEQHKETRADATISVIHVPWSEASRFGIMNVDSVSQRILEFEEKPKQPKSNLASMGIYIFNWKLLKRYLESEERNPKSSKDFGKDIIPAMIRDKRNMYAYRFHGYWKDVGTIQSLWEANMDLLSYNTNPILQNEEWPIYTHESSRQPLYLDAKGNIHQSLACDGCKVFGKVENSVLFYGVTVGKGAVIKDSVIFPNAHIGENAIINRAVIGSGTVIAANVQVGDENPSSDITLIGDHQTIQIHEKVKEKSVIIIGNSENFMKAKG comes from the coding sequence ATGATTAAAAAACAAATAATCGCCATGCTTTTGGCAGGGGGAAGAGGGACACGCTTAAAAGAATTAACCCAGTTTATCGCAAAACCAGCTGTACCATACGGCGGAAAATATAGAATCATAGACTTTGCCTTAAGTAATTGCAGTCATTCCCGTATTAATACCATAGGGGTATTAACACAATATCAGCCCCATACATTGCAAAATTATATTGGTGATGGGAAGCACTGGGATTTAAATCGTAGAAACGGAGGCATCACTATTCTCCCGCCCTATCAATGTGAGGAAGGGGAGAAGTGGTACGAAGGTACGGCCCACGCAGTTTATCAGAACTTACGATTCATCGAAAGCCATAACCCAGAATATGTTCTCGTCATTTCAGGTGATCACATTTATAAAATGGATTATAGTAAAATGCTGGAGCAGCATAAAGAAACAAGGGCAGATGCTACTATTTCCGTGATTCATGTTCCATGGAGCGAGGCCTCCCGATTCGGAATCATGAATGTTGATTCTGTTTCACAAAGGATTCTGGAATTTGAGGAGAAGCCTAAACAACCGAAATCCAATTTGGCTTCAATGGGCATCTACATATTCAATTGGAAACTATTAAAAAGATATTTGGAATCAGAGGAAAGAAACCCAAAATCATCTAAAGATTTTGGAAAGGATATTATTCCAGCAATGATTCGTGATAAAAGAAATATGTATGCTTATCGTTTTCATGGTTATTGGAAGGATGTCGGTACGATTCAAAGCCTTTGGGAAGCTAATATGGATCTCCTTTCCTATAATACGAATCCCATTTTACAAAATGAAGAATGGCCCATTTACACGCATGAGTCGTCCCGGCAGCCATTATATTTAGATGCAAAGGGGAACATACATCAATCGTTAGCTTGTGATGGCTGTAAAGTGTTTGGCAAAGTGGAAAATTCCGTACTTTTTTACGGAGTGACTGTTGGAAAAGGAGCCGTAATTAAGGACTCTGTCATTTTTCCTAATGCACATATAGGGGAAAACGCCATAATTAATCGTGCGGTAATCGGGAGCGGGACCGTTATAGCTGCAAATGTCCAAGTGGGCGATGAAAATCCGTCAAGTGATATTACCTTAATCGGGGATCACCAAACGATCCAAATTCATGAGAAAGTAAAAGAAAAGTCTGTTATTATCATAGGTAATTCAGAAAACTTCATGAAAGCTAAAGGATAG
- a CDS encoding glycoside hydrolase family 18 protein, with amino-acid sequence MQKRILLLSLVMVIAVVGGILAEKWSQSKQNHKVIVEQAPKSKLKVENLPMPEIEKTNSKVLIGYVQDFRDPNTIDYAKFTQIIFSFAHPLKDGGVLLNGDMALKNLRAMVSQAKKYHTKVILGVGGWFHIKGGESYPYFKAAISNPTSRAKLVSALTSLVDREHLDGIDIDFEHPHSAADANNLSAFIKALGGQLHSQNKELSVAVYSKINAATLTVTGFVVYDPKMFQYVDHVNIMAYDGQWDGGYHAANLSTYTFAEKIVNYWSGYFDHLHLSKGKLVLGVPLYGQPENPKIKQVSFSAILHNNPNNALKDSVIMNGTTYYYNSDTTMINKTRLTLDHGFGGMMLWEAGLDAKGPTSVTATIFSALQKFAKEPVKYYAVKSND; translated from the coding sequence ATGCAAAAACGTATCCTCCTCCTCAGTTTGGTAATGGTTATTGCCGTTGTTGGAGGAATTCTAGCAGAAAAATGGAGCCAATCCAAACAAAATCATAAAGTAATAGTGGAACAAGCGCCCAAATCAAAGTTAAAAGTAGAAAATCTGCCAATGCCTGAGATTGAAAAAACGAATTCAAAGGTGCTAATCGGTTACGTACAAGACTTTCGCGATCCAAACACAATTGATTATGCTAAATTCACACAAATCATATTCTCCTTTGCCCATCCATTAAAGGACGGCGGAGTTCTTCTTAACGGTGATATGGCGTTGAAAAATTTACGTGCCATGGTATCACAAGCTAAAAAATATCATACAAAGGTTATCTTAGGAGTTGGCGGTTGGTTTCATATAAAAGGCGGGGAATCCTATCCCTATTTTAAAGCCGCCATATCCAATCCGACTTCGCGTGCAAAACTGGTATCTGCACTTACTAGTCTAGTAGACCGTGAGCATCTGGATGGAATTGATATTGATTTTGAGCACCCGCACTCGGCTGCTGATGCCAACAATCTGTCTGCTTTCATCAAGGCGTTGGGCGGACAGCTTCACTCGCAGAACAAAGAGCTTTCTGTTGCCGTTTATTCGAAAATTAATGCGGCAACCCTTACGGTTACTGGATTTGTAGTCTATGATCCGAAGATGTTTCAGTATGTGGACCATGTCAATATCATGGCTTATGATGGTCAGTGGGATGGAGGCTATCATGCTGCCAATCTATCTACGTACACATTTGCTGAAAAAATTGTGAACTATTGGAGCGGCTATTTTGATCACCTTCATCTTTCAAAAGGAAAACTTGTATTAGGGGTACCTTTGTATGGACAACCAGAAAATCCAAAAATTAAACAAGTATCCTTTTCGGCCATCCTCCATAATAATCCGAATAACGCCTTAAAAGATTCGGTGATTATGAACGGGACCACCTATTATTATAATAGTGACACCACTATGATAAATAAAACGAGACTTACTCTCGACCACGGCTTTGGCGGGATGATGCTTTGGGAAGCCGGCCTCGATGCGAAAGGTCCAACTAGTGTAACAGCAACAATTTTTTCCGCACTTCAGAAATTTGCTAAAGAGCCAGTTAAGTACTATGCTGTAAAATCGAATGACTAG
- a CDS encoding acyl-CoA thioesterase, whose amino-acid sequence MYRTHIEPRVSETDGVGHINNTTIPIWLEAGRNPIFQLFTPDHSFQNWKMIIIKMNVDYLSQIYYGSGVEIRTWVKRIGNSSLELYEEIYQNERLCAKGHALYVHFNLQKQKSEPIPDPIRKELENHLYHII is encoded by the coding sequence ATGTATCGAACACACATCGAACCAAGAGTTTCCGAGACTGATGGGGTAGGACATATTAACAATACTACCATTCCCATTTGGCTCGAGGCCGGGCGCAATCCAATCTTTCAACTATTCACGCCCGACCACTCCTTTCAAAATTGGAAAATGATTATTATAAAAATGAATGTCGACTACCTTTCACAAATTTATTATGGATCAGGTGTTGAGATCAGGACGTGGGTGAAACGGATCGGGAATTCTAGTCTGGAACTATACGAAGAAATTTACCAAAATGAAAGATTGTGTGCAAAAGGTCATGCCCTCTATGTTCATTTCAATCTGCAAAAACAAAAATCAGAGCCCATTCCAGACCCTATCAGAAAAGAATTAGAGAATCACTTATACCATATAATATAA
- a CDS encoding iron-containing alcohol dehydrogenase, translated as MMVSMLRFPKRSYVGWGSIGELFQVLRGWGQRNVLVVTDPTLVKIGLVEEFLSPVNHDFQITVYTDVEPEPSLECAERLVAFTRAGSFGCVVGLGGGSALDMAKLAAVIPQNKGNIADYLNLTGTMKLEKEGVPKILIPTTSGTGSEVTDIAVLSLKGTKDVITHDYLLADVAIVDPQLTLSVPKRVTAATGIDALTHAVEAFLSVNASEATDALALRAVELIGGSLKTAVENGKDAEARKAMSTGSYLAGLAFFNAGVAGVHALAYPLGSQFKLPHGESNAVLLPYVMKTISANCREKMNTICRILADGVKQVDDWNAEDYLRLFYYFVKDVGLPTTLKEYGIIESKLTDLTNDAIKQKRLLARSPKPLGENEIHQIYQMAYSGLQ; from the coding sequence GTGATGGTTTCGATGTTGAGGTTTCCGAAGCGGTCTTATGTTGGCTGGGGTTCGATTGGAGAGTTGTTTCAGGTTTTACGGGGGTGGGGACAGCGGAATGTTTTGGTTGTGACGGATCCGACCCTTGTGAAAATTGGTTTGGTTGAAGAATTTTTGTCGCCGGTAAACCATGATTTTCAGATTACGGTTTATACTGATGTAGAGCCAGAGCCGTCTCTAGAATGCGCTGAAAGGCTGGTTGCATTTACAAGAGCAGGAAGCTTTGGCTGTGTGGTTGGGTTAGGTGGCGGCAGTGCCCTTGATATGGCAAAGCTTGCAGCGGTAATTCCGCAAAATAAAGGAAACATCGCCGATTACCTTAACCTAACTGGAACAATGAAACTAGAAAAGGAAGGAGTTCCAAAAATCCTGATCCCTACCACTTCAGGGACAGGCAGCGAAGTAACAGACATTGCGGTGCTTTCTCTCAAAGGCACGAAGGATGTCATTACACATGACTATTTATTGGCGGATGTTGCAATTGTAGATCCACAGTTGACTCTTTCTGTCCCGAAAAGAGTGACAGCTGCTACAGGTATTGATGCTTTGACACATGCGGTAGAAGCGTTTCTATCAGTAAATGCGAGCGAGGCGACAGATGCCTTAGCACTGAGAGCAGTGGAATTGATTGGCGGCTCATTGAAAACAGCAGTTGAAAATGGGAAGGATGCGGAAGCTAGGAAAGCGATGAGCACAGGCAGCTACTTGGCTGGGCTCGCCTTTTTCAATGCAGGAGTCGCAGGTGTCCATGCTCTGGCCTATCCTTTAGGAAGTCAGTTTAAACTTCCTCATGGGGAATCTAATGCTGTGCTTCTTCCTTATGTGATGAAGACCATTTCGGCAAACTGCAGAGAGAAAATGAACACGATCTGCCGTATATTGGCAGATGGGGTAAAGCAGGTAGATGATTGGAATGCAGAAGATTATTTACGATTATTTTATTATTTTGTTAAAGACGTTGGTTTGCCGACTACTTTAAAGGAATATGGAATTATAGAATCAAAGCTGACCGATCTAACAAATGACGCGATTAAACAAAAACGGCTGTTGGCTCGAAGTCCAAAACCTTTGGGTGAAAACGAAATTCATCAAATTTATCAGATGGCTTATAGCGGTCTGCAATGA